Proteins from a single region of Desulfobacter postgatei 2ac9:
- a CDS encoding beta-ketoacyl-[acyl-carrier-protein] synthase family protein, protein MHRRVVITGYGVISPIGDTDDEIIRHLTQGISGVKELKDDGFLSGFIQSGVYGSIDYPKTYHFERNHRKTMGPVAFVACESARRAIEQSGLDKEFLTSGQVGVAFGSIHGSPFVQREIMKTYFKGRKEGDPGINAADFLKSMAHTTAVNITKMFGISGRVISPCTACTTSSQSIGFGYETIRFGMQDAMVCGGADEYDTSTVAVFDNLRACSTRFNNTPHLTPRPFDSLRDGLVVGEGAGALVLESLDHAKRRGATILGEVVGFASNNNGGDMILPNLAGITQTLTLALADAQIAGRDVDFISAHATATRQGDTIEAKAIHNVYGEKPRVTALKSYMGHTIAACGAIETIITLMMMKHGFIPATLNLDTVDESCAMINHTRQLLEEKIHTASVQNFAFGGVNTALILRKFN, encoded by the coding sequence ATGCACCGCAGAGTCGTTATAACAGGGTATGGCGTCATCTCCCCCATCGGGGATACGGATGATGAGATCATCCGGCATCTGACCCAAGGGATTTCCGGGGTTAAAGAGCTTAAAGATGACGGATTTCTGTCCGGGTTTATACAGTCCGGTGTTTATGGCAGCATTGATTATCCCAAGACATATCACTTTGAACGAAACCATCGAAAAACCATGGGACCGGTGGCTTTTGTTGCCTGCGAGTCGGCCCGGCGGGCCATTGAACAATCGGGTCTGGATAAGGAATTTTTGACCTCGGGACAGGTTGGTGTGGCTTTCGGCTCCATCCACGGTAGCCCGTTTGTCCAGCGCGAGATCATGAAAACCTATTTTAAGGGCCGTAAAGAGGGTGATCCAGGCATCAATGCGGCCGATTTTTTAAAATCCATGGCCCACACCACGGCCGTTAATATTACAAAGATGTTCGGCATATCAGGCCGGGTCATCAGTCCCTGTACGGCATGCACCACCAGCAGCCAGTCCATTGGTTTCGGATACGAAACCATTCGCTTCGGCATGCAGGATGCCATGGTGTGCGGCGGTGCCGACGAGTATGACACCTCAACCGTGGCTGTTTTTGATAACCTTCGGGCCTGTTCCACCCGGTTCAACAACACCCCCCACCTCACTCCGCGTCCTTTTGACAGTCTGCGCGACGGTCTGGTGGTGGGAGAAGGCGCCGGCGCCCTTGTGCTGGAGTCCCTGGACCACGCGAAACGTCGCGGCGCAACCATTCTGGGTGAAGTTGTGGGGTTTGCCTCCAACAACAACGGGGGGGACATGATTCTGCCCAACCTGGCCGGGATCACCCAGACGCTGACCCTGGCCCTGGCTGATGCGCAAATCGCCGGCCGGGATGTGGATTTCATCAGCGCCCATGCCACAGCCACCCGCCAGGGTGACACCATTGAGGCAAAAGCCATCCATAATGTGTATGGAGAAAAACCCCGGGTGACGGCCCTGAAAAGCTACATGGGCCATACCATTGCCGCCTGCGGGGCCATTGAGACCATCATTACCCTGATGATGATGAAGCACGGGTTTATCCCGGCCACCCTCAATCTTGACACCGTGGATGAATCCTGTGCCATGATCAACCATACAAGGCAGTTGCTGGAGGAGAAGATCCATACGGCGTCGGTTCAGAACTTTGCCTTTGGCGGGGTGAATACTGCCTTAATATTGAGAAAATTCAACTGA
- a CDS encoding lysophospholipid acyltransferase family protein, which yields MNPQSSNAVNATETRGFTFLSFTRDLIITLLLWGYFIFGFLLFFSPFYLIVFFCPSMRESAIQSLNCLFYRGFFLLVRMLMPGVGLHIAPEVKNLENCIIVANHVSYLDPLMMIALFRRHKTIVKSTFFKVPVFGWVLRAAGYIPSMPTGRLSSLMVRQTTTLAPFLEKGGIFFVFPEGTRNRNAGEGTLAFHSGVFKMARLCSAPISVLVIRNTDKLFTPGRFLFHTGFSGTISVELAGTIQPDYDKEKVSTAWLMEQAARILSKKQRTSPWDHHTDKP from the coding sequence ATGAACCCTCAATCTTCAAACGCCGTGAATGCAACGGAAACCAGGGGGTTCACTTTTCTCTCTTTTACCCGGGATCTGATCATTACGCTGCTGCTCTGGGGCTATTTTATTTTTGGATTTCTTCTGTTTTTCTCCCCGTTTTACCTGATCGTCTTTTTTTGCCCGTCCATGCGTGAATCGGCTATCCAATCTCTTAATTGTCTGTTTTACAGAGGTTTTTTTCTTCTGGTGCGTATGCTTATGCCGGGCGTTGGCCTGCATATTGCCCCGGAGGTCAAAAATCTTGAAAACTGCATTATTGTGGCCAACCATGTCTCCTATCTGGATCCATTGATGATGATCGCTTTGTTCAGGCGTCATAAAACCATTGTCAAGAGCACCTTTTTCAAGGTGCCGGTGTTCGGCTGGGTGTTACGGGCGGCAGGGTATATCCCGTCCATGCCCACGGGGCGGCTGTCCAGTCTGATGGTGCGGCAGACCACAACCCTTGCCCCCTTTCTTGAAAAGGGCGGGATTTTTTTTGTATTTCCCGAAGGCACCCGGAACCGCAACGCCGGAGAGGGTACTCTGGCATTTCACAGCGGTGTGTTTAAAATGGCAAGGCTTTGCAGCGCACCCATAAGTGTGCTGGTGATCCGCAATACCGACAAACTGTTCACACCCGGGCGGTTTTTATTTCATACCGGTTTTTCCGGGACCATCAGCGTTGAACTTGCCGGTACGATCCAGCCGGATTATGATAAAGAAAAGGTTTCTACGGCATGGCTCATGGAACAGGCCGCAAGGATTTTAAGTAAAAAACAAAGGACATCTCCTTGGGATCATCACACAGACAAGCCGTAA
- a CDS encoding beta-ketoacyl-[acyl-carrier-protein] synthase family protein — protein sequence MGSSHRQAVILGYDAVCALGTRFPDAWEKALNGDSGIGPLTRFPMDDNFPVRIAGEIESIEDLDYPFLNPRERAKWTSPIFKHAMLTTSRAIARSGIEITPDIAPRTAITYSSALGGLDAALEADRRLVKENRLPKPFTNLNACINMVGGKVSILTGATGPITATISACATGSTSMIIGAMFIEQGLCDVAICGAVDFALVPAIIAGFATMNGTFYPKPGENVPPQAASRPFSSNRRGFVVSEGAGAVILAAREFAQSWGLRYQVALAGWGMTSDAHHVVAPHLPTVTRCMELSLAHAGIAPSAVSSINAHATSTQVGDKVEYDALCAVFGKKIPPVTANKSMMGHAMGASSAIETIFAVQGMIGGKIPPTINYDPDPDMVFDCVTDNARCLDQPYVLKNAFGFGGCNACIVLQKC from the coding sequence TTGGGATCATCACACAGACAAGCCGTAATTTTGGGATATGACGCGGTTTGCGCCCTGGGAACGCGGTTTCCTGATGCCTGGGAAAAGGCGCTGAACGGAGACAGCGGTATTGGTCCGCTGACCCGGTTTCCCATGGATGACAACTTTCCGGTGCGTATTGCAGGAGAAATCGAGAGCATCGAGGATCTGGACTATCCTTTTCTAAATCCCAGGGAACGCGCCAAGTGGACGTCGCCCATTTTCAAGCATGCCATGCTGACCACATCCCGGGCCATTGCGCGAAGCGGGATTGAGATCACCCCTGACATTGCCCCCAGAACCGCCATCACCTACAGTTCCGCCCTGGGCGGGTTGGATGCCGCTCTGGAGGCGGACCGAAGACTGGTGAAGGAGAACCGCCTGCCCAAGCCCTTTACCAATCTCAATGCCTGCATCAATATGGTGGGAGGCAAGGTTTCCATCCTCACCGGCGCCACCGGCCCCATCACCGCAACCATCTCGGCCTGTGCCACAGGGTCCACCTCCATGATCATCGGTGCCATGTTCATTGAGCAGGGCCTGTGCGATGTGGCCATCTGCGGTGCGGTCGATTTTGCCCTGGTGCCCGCCATTATTGCCGGGTTTGCCACCATGAACGGTACCTTTTATCCAAAGCCCGGGGAAAACGTCCCGCCCCAGGCGGCGAGCCGTCCTTTTTCCAGCAATCGGCGGGGGTTCGTGGTCTCCGAAGGGGCCGGCGCCGTGATCCTGGCTGCCCGGGAGTTTGCCCAAAGCTGGGGCTTGAGGTATCAGGTGGCCCTTGCCGGGTGGGGCATGACCTCGGATGCCCACCATGTGGTGGCCCCCCACCTGCCTACGGTAACACGGTGCATGGAGTTAAGCCTTGCCCATGCCGGGATTGCTCCCAGTGCGGTTTCCAGTATCAATGCCCACGCCACCTCCACCCAGGTGGGAGACAAGGTGGAGTATGATGCGCTTTGTGCCGTATTCGGCAAAAAGATTCCGCCGGTGACAGCCAATAAATCCATGATGGGCCACGCCATGGGCGCATCCAGCGCCATTGAGACCATTTTTGCCGTCCAGGGGATGATTGGCGGGAAAATCCCCCCCACCATTAATTATGACCCTGATCCTGACATGGTGTTTGACTGTGTGACAGACAATGCAAGATGCCTGGACCAGCCGTATGTGTTAAAAAATGCATTTGGATTTGGCGGATGCAATGCCTGCATTGTACTGCAAAAATGCTGA
- a CDS encoding beta-ketoacyl-[acyl-carrier-protein] synthase family protein, translating into MKAPMNRRVFVLGYGAATPLGATFDLTFENAVAGKAGFRRITRCEVKTLSNVVGEIPDWDPVASGMFEKKEAHNWNAAFVLLTVAVCREALAHAGLVMEPDIGRRTACLIGSALNGMDAFRIASEKYANAGPLRVSPYLLPNLCGNMPASKAGIDLGFTGPLFSPQGACASGNHAIGMGARMIRDGDVDVVLAGGVDTPLVPEIIQGFANMGATIKVTPEDRAYDDPGQASRPFSCDRKGMVLSEGCGVLVLAAEEVVKAHGLKPRAEVAGVGWTSDAFHFTSPNVETIVRAMHQAIEDAQIAPQDIQYINAHGTSTFKGDLSEADCLRQVFGHHLGQIPVSSNKSQIGHTLGAAAAIEAALSIEGMQMGMVLPTINHCPTPDFDDLDVVPDTFRAHPHSFLLSNAYGFGGTNCCIVFKGV; encoded by the coding sequence ATGAAAGCACCAATGAACAGGCGGGTTTTTGTCCTGGGGTACGGGGCGGCCACCCCGTTGGGGGCAACCTTTGATCTGACCTTTGAAAATGCTGTGGCCGGTAAAGCAGGGTTTAGAAGGATTACCCGGTGTGAGGTGAAAACCCTGAGCAATGTGGTCGGAGAAATCCCGGACTGGGATCCGGTGGCAAGCGGGATGTTTGAAAAAAAAGAGGCCCATAACTGGAATGCGGCGTTTGTGCTGTTGACCGTGGCCGTGTGCCGGGAGGCGCTGGCTCATGCAGGTCTTGTCATGGAACCCGATATCGGTCGGCGGACCGCCTGTCTGATCGGCTCCGCCCTGAACGGTATGGATGCCTTCAGGATTGCCTCGGAGAAATATGCCAATGCAGGTCCTTTGCGGGTCAGCCCCTATCTTTTGCCCAACCTGTGCGGAAACATGCCGGCAAGCAAGGCCGGTATTGATTTAGGCTTTACAGGGCCGTTGTTCTCCCCCCAGGGGGCGTGTGCCTCGGGCAACCATGCCATCGGCATGGGGGCCAGGATGATCCGGGACGGTGATGTGGACGTTGTGCTGGCAGGCGGCGTGGACACGCCTCTGGTACCGGAAATCATTCAGGGTTTTGCCAATATGGGGGCCACCATAAAAGTCACTCCCGAGGACCGGGCCTATGATGACCCCGGCCAGGCCAGCCGTCCGTTCAGCTGCGACCGCAAGGGCATGGTGCTCTCCGAAGGGTGTGGCGTGCTGGTGCTGGCCGCAGAAGAGGTGGTAAAAGCCCACGGTCTTAAACCCCGGGCCGAAGTGGCCGGCGTGGGCTGGACCTCGGATGCCTTTCATTTTACCAGTCCCAATGTTGAGACCATTGTCCGGGCCATGCACCAGGCCATTGAGGATGCGCAAATTGCACCCCAAGATATCCAGTACATCAATGCCCACGGCACCTCCACGTTTAAGGGGGACCTGTCAGAGGCCGACTGTTTAAGGCAGGTATTCGGGCACCATTTAGGACAGATTCCCGTATCATCCAACAAGTCCCAGATCGGTCACACCCTGGGGGCGGCAGCCGCCATTGAGGCTGCATTGAGCATTGAAGGCATGCAGATGGGCATGGTGCTTCCCACCATCAACCATTGTCCGACCCCTGATTTTGACGACCTGGATGTTGTGCCGGATACCTTCAGGGCTCACCCGCACTCTTTTCTTTTGTCCAATGCCTACGGGTTTGGCGGAACCAATTGCTGCATCGTATTCAAAGGGGTATAA
- a CDS encoding acyl-CoA thioesterase produces the protein MKPKPFKPEITDENTPYVKDLTTGLFWHRTSHRTLYADTDRSRVVYHANYLRFFEQGRAALMRDIAYPYREIEESGFVYPIIETKLNYFAPLFYDDLMWIHTRPAGLERVKLQFDYVITSQTYDQMICKGYTRHCATNAQGIPVGVDEKTVRVWTQFPKS, from the coding sequence ATGAAACCCAAACCGTTTAAACCTGAAATTACAGATGAAAATACGCCCTATGTAAAGGATCTGACCACAGGTCTTTTCTGGCACAGAACCAGCCATAGAACCCTTTATGCAGACACGGATCGCTCCCGGGTGGTTTACCATGCCAATTATTTAAGATTCTTTGAGCAGGGCAGGGCCGCTTTAATGCGGGATATCGCCTACCCCTACCGGGAGATTGAAGAGAGCGGGTTTGTCTATCCCATCATTGAGACCAAGCTGAACTATTTTGCGCCGCTGTTTTATGATGACCTGATGTGGATCCATACCCGGCCTGCCGGCTTGGAACGGGTTAAGCTTCAGTTTGACTATGTGATCACAAGCCAGACCTATGACCAGATGATCTGCAAGGGCTATACCCGTCATTGCGCCACCAATGCCCAGGGCATACCCGTTGGCGTGGATGAGAAAACAGTCCGGGTATGGACACAGTTTCCGAAATCCTAA
- a CDS encoding glycosyltransferase family 2 protein, which yields MDAKARINGCRETPERRFAVVIPVYNHGVKVKAVVLEAVTLGLPVIVVDDGSTDITPKRLQGIPGIRVITHEHNLGKGAALMTGFRVAAEMADFAITMDADGQHFPKDALAMIAAVPKGKKALIIGYRKQMENASVPWTSRMGRRFSNLWITASGGPGLRDSQSGFRIYPLSETLNLKTRSRRYQFEVEVLVKAHRNKIAVIEVPIRVAYPADRVSHFHPVIDFLRNSATFSRLVFRRIIGLV from the coding sequence GTGGATGCCAAAGCCAGGATAAATGGGTGCCGGGAAACTCCGGAGCGCCGTTTTGCCGTGGTGATCCCTGTGTATAACCATGGCGTAAAAGTCAAAGCGGTGGTGCTTGAGGCGGTGACGCTTGGATTGCCGGTTATTGTTGTGGATGACGGCTCCACGGACATCACCCCGAAACGGCTTCAAGGGATCCCGGGAATCCGCGTGATTACCCATGAACACAATCTTGGCAAGGGCGCCGCCCTGATGACCGGATTCCGGGTTGCGGCTGAAATGGCTGATTTTGCCATAACCATGGATGCTGACGGCCAGCATTTTCCCAAGGATGCCCTGGCCATGATTGCTGCAGTCCCAAAGGGAAAAAAAGCATTGATCATTGGGTATCGAAAACAGATGGAGAATGCGTCTGTTCCATGGACAAGCCGCATGGGCAGACGGTTTTCAAACCTGTGGATCACGGCATCGGGCGGTCCCGGCCTCCGGGATTCCCAAAGTGGGTTCCGCATCTACCCGCTGTCGGAAACCCTGAACCTGAAAACCCGATCCAGGCGGTATCAATTTGAAGTGGAGGTGCTGGTTAAGGCCCACAGAAATAAAATTGCCGTTATTGAAGTGCCCATCCGTGTCGCATATCCTGCGGACAGGGTCTCCCATTTTCATCCCGTTATTGATTTTTTACGCAACAGTGCCACATTCAGCCGGTTGGTCTTCCGGCGTATCATTGGTTTGGTTTAG
- a CDS encoding lysophospholipid acyltransferase family protein, translating into MKALTYKVLIVLSRWLGPWIFTLVSRIIAAGYFFIFPGRAAVNAGFYSALFPGKGRLFHWQCVWRQYQNFTTVFMDRIRPGEQDNIRFTSTGWQGFEEALDNGRGAIVLMSHMGNWDVAASLMAKKRKDLKLLLYMGSKAKEQIESVQKKELNDKGIRIVAVEPSGGSPLDVVEGIRFLKSGGVVSLTGDKLWHPDQRSVSVPFLGKTARIPEFPHVFALLSKAPLFVFFTFRTAPGTYRFMFSDPIRIACPSREERSCAVAQSAGVYAGMLEKTLREHPYEWYHFDPFLVDDSGQYDQGNVKIKIQ; encoded by the coding sequence GTGAAGGCTTTGACCTATAAAGTACTCATTGTATTGTCACGCTGGTTGGGTCCCTGGATTTTTACTCTGGTCTCCCGGATCATTGCGGCGGGCTATTTTTTCATTTTTCCGGGCAGGGCTGCGGTGAATGCCGGGTTTTACAGCGCTCTTTTTCCCGGCAAAGGCCGTCTGTTTCATTGGCAATGCGTCTGGCGCCAATACCAGAATTTTACCACTGTATTTATGGACCGGATCAGGCCCGGAGAGCAGGACAATATCCGTTTTACCTCCACGGGCTGGCAGGGGTTTGAAGAAGCACTGGACAATGGGCGCGGCGCCATAGTCCTCATGTCACACATGGGCAATTGGGATGTGGCCGCAAGCCTTATGGCAAAAAAGCGAAAGGATCTCAAGCTGCTCCTTTATATGGGGTCCAAAGCCAAAGAACAGATTGAATCTGTCCAGAAAAAGGAACTCAATGACAAAGGCATCCGCATTGTTGCTGTTGAACCCTCCGGGGGCTCTCCCCTTGATGTTGTAGAGGGTATCCGTTTTCTAAAGTCCGGCGGGGTGGTCTCTTTGACCGGGGATAAGCTGTGGCACCCGGATCAAAGATCGGTCAGTGTTCCATTTTTAGGAAAAACCGCACGGATTCCTGAGTTCCCCCATGTCTTTGCCCTGCTCTCCAAAGCCCCTTTGTTTGTTTTTTTTACCTTTCGCACCGCTCCCGGAACCTATCGGTTTATGTTCTCCGATCCCATCCGTATTGCCTGCCCATCACGGGAAGAACGCAGTTGTGCTGTTGCGCAATCGGCGGGGGTTTATGCCGGCATGCTGGAAAAGACCCTGCGTGAACATCCCTATGAATGGTACCATTTTGATCCGTTTCTTGTGGATGATAGTGGGCAGTACGATCAGGGCAATGTAAAAATAAAAATTCAGTAA
- a CDS encoding UDP-N-acetylmuramyl pentapeptide phosphotransferase/UDP-N-acetylglucosamine-1-phosphate transferase, with protein MKEIILLFLCFFLGIAGAWTLIRLGEQIGMTDLPNERSSHNKKVCKGGGIGILFAIMIASFFLKIAHFLWLPALGISLASLWGGDRYKLTVKQRLFVHFGCGIYFLLFLSETIKIGGDFYLLSIPLALLFIVGTSNFYNFMDGIDGIAGITGLVGFLLLANYGIRIHAAPNYITFCVCICASCIGFLFFNFPRAKVFLGDVGSILIGFVFSCLTIVLANSAMDFLIMAGFIFPFYIDEISTMVIRIKDRESLILAHRRHLYQLLVNEMETPHWLVSVGYGIFQAIVGLSLMTVKPLGVSAIFSTYFIYSMLFIVISLLVRSKAHAYK; from the coding sequence ATGAAAGAAATTATATTACTATTTTTATGCTTTTTTTTAGGCATTGCAGGCGCGTGGACGCTTATCCGGCTTGGGGAACAAATCGGCATGACGGATCTTCCGAACGAAAGAAGTTCCCATAACAAAAAAGTCTGTAAAGGGGGCGGCATCGGCATTCTTTTCGCGATTATGATCGCGTCATTTTTTCTAAAAATAGCTCATTTTTTATGGTTACCAGCCCTGGGGATTTCTCTTGCAAGCCTATGGGGTGGAGATCGCTACAAACTCACTGTAAAACAGCGGTTATTTGTTCATTTTGGTTGCGGCATATACTTTCTTTTATTTTTATCTGAAACCATAAAAATTGGGGGTGATTTTTATTTGCTGAGTATTCCTCTGGCCCTCCTATTTATTGTAGGTACTTCAAATTTTTACAATTTTATGGACGGAATTGATGGAATTGCGGGAATAACCGGTCTTGTTGGTTTTCTTTTACTGGCAAATTACGGCATACGTATCCATGCGGCCCCCAATTATATTACCTTTTGTGTTTGTATCTGCGCTTCTTGCATCGGGTTTCTTTTTTTTAATTTTCCAAGGGCAAAAGTCTTTTTAGGAGATGTCGGCAGCATTTTAATAGGGTTTGTTTTTTCCTGTTTGACCATTGTACTGGCCAATTCCGCAATGGATTTTTTAATTATGGCTGGATTTATATTTCCATTTTATATTGATGAGATATCTACGATGGTGATCCGCATAAAAGATAGAGAGTCTCTTATTCTTGCTCATCGACGACATTTATATCAATTGCTGGTTAATGAAATGGAAACCCCTCATTGGCTTGTTTCAGTAGGATATGGAATTTTCCAAGCCATTGTCGGCTTGTCACTCATGACGGTTAAACCCTTGGGAGTATCGGCTATATTTTCAACCTACTTCATATATTCAATGTTATTTATAGTAATATCTTTGTTGGTCCGTTCTAAGGCTCACGCCTATAAATGA
- a CDS encoding NAD-dependent epimerase/dehydratase family protein, whose amino-acid sequence MQNRYSGSAIKTVLVTGATGFLGWMISKNLCRYGYQVIGTGRSENPAHKGVKNFEYIKADISDTTTLDKICHDKQPDVIVHCAGIAHQKMFRPLPDTLYDKINYHAAVNLAQIGGKTNPNLYFILLSSICVYGENGNINVDETDQCNPTSAYAKSKLKAEIRLNALFETGCIRKLDILRLAPVYATDRRINLEKRICAPGKLFYFKYGSGQQKLSVLARKNLVDFIRYRISIDNATRTGSIMNISDPEPCSFNEMIRLMNFGPTGHKKPVFTIPLQSINIASQIARFCFPTKKQFISSCHHKLVRDIVINNQRMLESGFKPKYTIENILQKKYE is encoded by the coding sequence ATGCAAAACAGATATAGCGGTTCCGCGATAAAAACCGTACTTGTTACAGGGGCAACAGGTTTTCTTGGCTGGATGATCTCAAAGAATTTATGCCGATATGGTTATCAAGTTATTGGCACCGGCCGCTCGGAAAACCCGGCGCACAAGGGCGTAAAAAATTTTGAATACATCAAAGCCGATATTTCAGATACAACAACGCTGGATAAGATCTGTCATGACAAGCAACCGGATGTGATTGTTCACTGTGCAGGAATTGCTCACCAAAAGATGTTTCGGCCCCTGCCGGATACCTTGTATGACAAAATTAATTATCATGCCGCAGTGAATCTTGCCCAAATCGGCGGAAAAACCAATCCAAACCTTTATTTTATTCTTTTGTCTTCAATCTGTGTATATGGTGAGAATGGCAATATTAATGTTGATGAAACGGATCAATGCAATCCGACCAGTGCCTATGCAAAAAGCAAACTGAAAGCGGAAATCAGACTTAACGCCTTATTTGAAACCGGATGTATCAGAAAACTCGATATTCTCAGATTAGCGCCGGTTTATGCAACTGACCGGCGCATAAATTTAGAAAAACGGATCTGTGCACCTGGAAAATTGTTTTATTTTAAATATGGCTCGGGCCAACAAAAACTTTCTGTTCTTGCGCGAAAAAATTTGGTTGATTTTATCCGATACCGTATTTCGATTGACAATGCAACGCGTACCGGCAGTATTATGAATATCTCTGATCCTGAACCCTGCTCTTTTAATGAGATGATCCGCCTTATGAACTTCGGGCCAACTGGTCACAAAAAGCCTGTGTTTACAATCCCATTACAATCAATTAATATAGCAAGCCAAATAGCACGGTTTTGTTTTCCCACTAAAAAACAATTCATCTCTTCCTGCCACCATAAACTTGTCCGGGATATAGTAATCAACAATCAACGCATGTTGGAATCAGGATTCAAACCCAAATACACAATAGAAAACATATTGCAAAAAAAATACGAATGA
- the murA gene encoding UDP-N-acetylglucosamine 1-carboxyvinyltransferase → MDKIQINGGRQLKGEVLISGAKNAALPLIASSILVDGVSTFENVPRLMDISSIQMLLEDLGALCEFKGHTFTVNASGIDKIEAEYELVRKMRASILVLGPLVARFGRAKVSMPGGCAIGARPVNMHLSGLEALGATISIAGGYIEATAKGGLTGNEIYFDIPTVTGTENLMMAAVLAKGQTKLRNAAREPEIVCLADALNRMGANITGAGTPIIIIEGVSRLHGANCRVIPDRIETGTFMVAAAATMGDVLIRDCIPDHLGGVINKLRATGAIVDAFEDRIHIKGSEIIKNIDIKTLPYPGFPTDMQAQFMALMTIAQGNSVIHESIFENRFIHANELLRMGADIKISGGNIANVRGVSHLQGAPVMASDLRASASLVIAALIAQGTTVISRVYHMDRGYESIEKKFEGLGADIKRISS, encoded by the coding sequence ATGGATAAAATACAAATCAACGGAGGCCGGCAGCTAAAAGGTGAGGTCTTGATCAGCGGCGCCAAAAATGCTGCGCTTCCACTTATTGCATCAAGTATTCTCGTGGATGGGGTTTCCACGTTTGAAAATGTACCCCGCCTGATGGACATCTCCTCAATACAGATGCTTCTTGAAGATCTTGGGGCGTTATGTGAGTTTAAGGGTCATACATTTACTGTTAATGCGTCCGGAATCGATAAAATAGAGGCTGAGTATGAACTGGTCAGAAAGATGAGAGCCTCTATTCTGGTATTAGGCCCACTTGTGGCAAGGTTCGGCCGGGCCAAGGTTTCCATGCCCGGAGGGTGTGCCATTGGCGCCCGTCCTGTGAATATGCATCTTTCCGGTCTTGAGGCGTTAGGTGCCACCATCTCAATTGCCGGCGGATACATTGAAGCAACGGCTAAAGGGGGGCTTACCGGAAATGAAATCTATTTTGACATCCCCACGGTGACCGGTACGGAAAATCTTATGATGGCCGCCGTTTTAGCCAAAGGACAAACCAAATTGAGGAATGCGGCAAGGGAACCTGAAATTGTATGCCTGGCCGACGCATTAAACCGGATGGGGGCAAACATCACGGGTGCGGGTACCCCCATTATCATCATTGAAGGGGTGAGTCGCCTTCATGGTGCGAACTGTCGTGTAATACCGGACCGGATCGAAACCGGCACGTTTATGGTGGCTGCCGCAGCAACTATGGGAGATGTGCTTATCCGAGACTGTATACCTGATCATTTAGGCGGCGTTATCAATAAACTTAGGGCCACAGGGGCAATTGTTGACGCCTTTGAGGACAGAATACATATTAAAGGCAGTGAAATTATCAAAAATATTGACATAAAAACCCTGCCGTACCCGGGATTTCCCACTGATATGCAGGCCCAGTTCATGGCGCTGATGACTATTGCTCAGGGGAACAGCGTGATTCATGAATCCATTTTTGAAAACCGATTTATCCACGCAAACGAACTTCTGCGCATGGGTGCTGATATCAAAATTTCCGGCGGGAATATCGCCAACGTCCGCGGCGTGTCTCATCTTCAGGGTGCGCCTGTAATGGCATCGGACCTTCGTGCCAGTGCCTCCCTTGTGATTGCAGCCTTAATTGCTCAAGGAACCACTGTCATCAGTCGTGTTTATCATATGGACCGGGGTTATGAGAGCATTGAAAAGAAATTTGAAGGTCTGGGCGCAGATATTAAGAGAATTTCATCCTGA